Part of the Nitrospirota bacterium genome is shown below.
GGTTCGAGCCCCGTTTCCCGCTCCATTTGAAACAGCCAGGATGCAGTAAGGAGTAGGGAGTAAGCGCTCAGGAAGTATGATATGCACTCATATCTTTTTCCTGCTTACTGTTTACTCTTTACTGCATACTTTCTTATTACATGGCGGCGTACCCAAGTGGCTAAGGGAGAGGTCTGCAAAACCTTTATGCAGCGGTTCAAATCCGCTCGCCGCCTCCAACCATTTGAATTGTAATATAATTTAGCGAATTTCCTGCCGTTCCCTGTCAATTGTGACACCGTTTGTGACACCGGAAAAGGGGCTTCAGTGATTTATGTATGAAAATTACTGACTAGCATTTTTGCGTCTTGACACTTTGCCATCATGATGGTATATTACATGCATGAAAACAATAACCAAAAAATCGACAATTTATTTTGATCCTCAGATCCATAAAGCTCTTCGTCTTAAAGCCGCTGAAACTGATAGTTCTGTATCTGATATCGTTAATGAGGCGATCCGAATCGTCTTCGCGGAAGATGCAGAAGACATTGCTGCATTTAAAGAAAGGGCACATGAGCCCAACCTGTCGTTTGAGGAAGTTCTCAAGGACTTGAAGAGGCGTGGCAAAATATAATATCCTTATCAAGCCGTCAGCCGTCAAAGAAATTGAGAACACTCCACGAACAGATCGCTCCCGGATAATTCAAAAGATTCAGAGCTTGGCAAACACACCCCGATCTCAGGGATGTGAAAAACTCACAGGAGAAAACAGGTACAGAATTCGTCAAGGAGTTTACAGAATAGTCTATTCAGTTTCTGACAGGGAATTACATATTATCGTTGTTAAAATTGGACATAGACGAGATGTATACAAATAAGACACATTACGAATCGCTCAACCCGACCCGGAATGAGTTCATTTTGTATTCCCGCAGCTGGTAGAGCACAACCTTACAAAGGTTGGGGTTGCGGGTTCGAACCCCGTTTCCCGGGCATTCCGGTTGCAGGACAAGAGACGGGCATCAGCGCAGTACCAGACGTTCATTACTCATTACTCTTCCCTTTTGCACTGCAGTTTCATGAAGAGCAGCGGGATTGAGATAAGGATAAGAAGCACCCCCTGGGCCATTATCAGAAAC
Proteins encoded:
- a CDS encoding type II toxin-antitoxin system RelE/ParE family toxin encodes the protein MAKYNILIKPSAVKEIENTPRTDRSRIIQKIQSLANTPRSQGCEKLTGENRYRIRQGVYRIVYSVSDRELHIIVVKIGHRRDVYK
- a CDS encoding ribbon-helix-helix domain-containing protein, with product MKTITKKSTIYFDPQIHKALRLKAAETDSSVSDIVNEAIRIVFAEDAEDIAAFKERAHEPNLSFEEVLKDLKRRGKI